The genomic region CAGACACATAGTTAAGTACCTCAGTCCACAACGAGGATGATCAGTGACAGCTGGATGGCAAATTaggtgcaggtgtgtcagccactgggtggaggaggagagagagagaagcacacacatacacacacagacaggtcgCTCCGGGAAGGACCGTCCGACCATGACattaactctcagtaatgccacagtgatcatttgatatatggacctgcagcagagtttaggcccagacacggctagtgacgtcagactgaacgatcggattattgtacgatctactgtgcaatataaagcaccttgaggcgactgttgttgtgatttggcgctatataaataaaattgaactgcaTTGAAttgaaagtgcattttctagacgtattattttaattaattctcAACAACAATCACCTTCATGTTGTAAGTTAAAGACGCAGCCATATTATAAAGAAACCCTAACAATCACTGTCTATGAGaaaagtggaaaggaaaaactcccttttaacattaCGAATCTCCGGCTCCGGGAGAGGCGGCCATTTGTCGACACTGGTTAGGGATGAAAGGAAAGAGTAGAGAGCTGACAGAAATGGGACAAAAGGTAAACTATGGGAAAAtactaatgattaaatatacAAGTAGTGTATAAACATACATAGTGAAAGGAGGCAAGTGAAGAAGAAATCCTCAGCGCATCCTGGGAATGCCTCCtcaatccaaactgggagctggttccacagcaGAGGGGCCTgatagctgaaggctctgccttctGCTTTGGCCGGACAagtgaagcttttctgtcccctttctgtcagtgtctgAATTACTTTGTGTAATATGAATGGCCATAAAGGAGATTTTTATtagtaggaaaagctgtaaaacttatgaaaatacagttaaaagttgaaaatgtctgcttgtgtttgtttgtggtgaGCACCAGATCAGACAAGTTAAGAAGTAGAAATGGCTTCAAGCGCACATTCAGGTGTCtgaggctacgttcacactgcaggtcttaatgctcaattccgattttttgataaaattcaatttttttgtctgctcgttcacactacaaataaaatgcgacagcaaacacgctctagtgtgaacgctcaaagcggccgcatgcgcaaaagaggATGCCACACACAAcgtgtcacaggctgggtctctgacccagcgctctgagttcatgtttgtatttttttcattttgatatgtgattagtttttgtgtcatttcctatCTAGCTTTAGTTTaagctgttatttattattgttcccttggttttctatgttttgggttcTTGTATTATTCttcacgtattaggtctgtttagttgtgttgtcatgtctagttttagtatttcctgttttattctgacagtgtcatgtgttctttgttcattgcatttagctttcctcctcctggtcctgtcatttaggtttatgtcagtcagctgtttcccccatgtgtctccacttcccctgatcacctcatgtatgtatttaagccctctgttttctgcatgtcaTTGTCGGGTCGTCTGTTTACATCACCGCAGTCATGGTTATAGTTTCGTCTGTTTAATCTCACCTCagtcatagttatagttttttggtcttagtacctttagtgttttgtttcttagtgtcttgCCAGTTTAGTGTTTTTGGTCCCTTGGTTTATTTTCCTGCCGGCATCGCAATAAAGCTTCACCTTCTGTTAAAACCTTACTACTCCTCTtcgtcatctgcttttgggtcctgtttccacacacacaccggcgcaccccgccgtgacagaacGACCCGACCAGTATGGACCCAGCGGATGTCTGCGAGGATTTTTTTGAGTTCAGCACTCAGGTGACCATTCTCCGCGGACAGTGGATTTGCTACTCCGCGTGCAGACAGGAGAATGAGAAGGAGTCAACCAGAGTCCAGCTAAAACAGATTTTGTCTGCATATCCTGCTTACGCGGCGGGATTGCCGGAGGATGTGCAGGATTTTGTTCGCACGGTTTTGCCACCGCAGCAGCATCAAAACCACGAACAGGAATCACTGCTGCTGCCTTGCGAGCCTGAGACGGTTCGGGTCGGTTCGCTGAGACTCGCCGCAGCGGTACCACCTCTCAGCTCATCAGTTTCCACACCCTCGTCACAGTCTTGTCACACTCTTGCCACGGTCCAACGCGAGGAAGCGCTGGACACCATAGATTTGGACCACGACGAACGTCAGACTATACTCAGCGCTCTattggaggaggagctccggtGGAAGCCATGGCTCATTCCGGAGCACGAGCACTCCTTCCGGGGAACTCGACTGGCTCTCGGGGGTCCCCGGAGCTGCCAGGGACTTCCACCCATCGCTCCGCCGTCTCCCACTGTCAAGAGAAAGCGGCGTGCGCGCCACCGACGCGCCGCACTACAAACGGAGGTGAGCGACTCTGTTTTTGCCCCTCACGTCTCCGCTAAGGAGGGTTCTGTGATTAAGACTGTGTTGCCGGTTGAGGGGCCCGGCTGTAAACTAATGAGCCATGCCAAGCCAAGCTCTGAGACTGAAATTATTTCTGCCACAGCGTTCGGGGTTCATGTGACTGCAAGTGAGGCTGCTAGCAGCAGCCCTACTAGCATGACAGCCAATGTCAACTCACAAGGGAAGACCTCCACGGACGGTGTTAATTTAACTTCTCCATGTATAGACCCTATTGAGAACTGTTGTTCCATAGAGTTTATTAACGAAACTTCACCAGTGCACAATGCAAATCACGAACCCCCTGGCGCAGTGTCCAGAGACTGTAACATTGTGACCAGCCCTTGTTTAAATTTATCTGTTAAGAATCAAAGTTATGTGAGTATTTTTCAAGAAAAGCAGCTTAACAACTCAGAGTCTGAGATTCTGTCTGAATCGTGCTGTACTGTGCAAAGCACCAGGTTGAATAGAGCTGAGAGAGAAGCCAAAGAGAACTTGGATCTTGTCCATGATGCTGTTAAATCAAAGACTGACTCTGTTTTAGCTCCTGTAACTGTGTTGCGAGAAATCAATATTCTGGATCCCATGGTTAATAACTGTAACCCATCTTTACAAACTGTTTTTCTGAAGACCAGTAATGATCCTGCTCGGGATTTAAGATCTGTTAGTGATCCGGTGAACTGTGAATTCATGGTCAAGTCGGTGTCTTGTGCGTCTAAATATGCTCACCTAGAGATGGTCATGAATCGCACTAAAGGAGCAACGAATAACTCGGGCTGCATTTCTGAGTCTTTAAGTGTTAAGCAAACTGTGTTGGCTGACATGACTTCTCCCATGAATGAAACGCAGTCAAAGCCATGTTATGAGTCAGAGAACACTGTGTTTAGCTCCACTGAGAAGACAACCACTGATAACGGAAGCTATGGTAATAACTTGATAAAACAAAGTACTGTTTCAGGTGTTGCTTCCGTTGCTGGACCTCATGGAGCCAACGTTCCTGAGGTGGAAACTCGTGTCCTATGTACTGTAGGTTCCTGTGACGTGAAGGTTAAAAATAACAGGGTGTGTGACTCAACCGTGGAGACCAATAAAGAACTGCTAAGTGATGTTTCCACAGGCGGCACCCTGAACGTCATTCAGGTGGCCAGCTTGACACCCAGTCATTCTGAGAAATCTAGCACTATGACTGCTGATTCAAGGTCTGTAGACATTAATCCCACTCAGTTCATGGACACTTGTGGTAAAGAGGTGGGCACAGAGGACTGCCTTCCCCCCGCCCTCAACGAGTGTAAAATTGTGCCTCAGACTGTTTCTGTTCAGTCGCCAGCTCGGACTGCAGTTTTCCAGTCTCCAGTTCTGATATCCTCACGGTCCCCTCCTCAGCCACCACCTTCACCTGCTGAGAGCTCGGGGGAGCCATCTCAGCCGTCCGCAGCAGCCTTATCTGAGGACTCAAACAAACTCATTTCCCCCACTATAGGCTGTGTGTTGCTGCAACTTGAAAAGCAacctgccacgtcagctggagggcccgaggagcccgtccagcctcctgccacgtcagctggagggcccgaggagcccgtccagcctcctgccacgtcagctggagggcccgagggcccgttcagcctcctgtctccgctggagggcccgaggagcctgttcagcctcacgccgcatcagctggagggcccgaggagcctgtccagccgccacCTGCGACCACCTcgtcgtcgcctggtccggctgcatccgagtcttcgtcgtcgcctggtccggctgcatccgcctgtgcttctgctacgcccgGTCCGGCTGCAtccgcctgtgcttctgctacgcccgGGCCGGCTGCAtccgcctgtgcttctgctacgcccgggccggcctctgcctgtgcttctgctacgcctgggcctgcctctgcttcagcgtcgcctggtcctgtGCCCTCCGAGCCTCGGCCGGTACGCCTGACACTTGGGCGCCGCCttcgccttccgcgcggccggcccctgATCGCCTGAGtcgccgccgtcgccttccgcacggccggccccctgatcgccatcgcctgagtcgccgccgtcgccttccgcacggccggccccctgagctCATGGATTTTGGACTGCTGGACCGTTGGCCTcctggtcggcctcctgaacttttgaactttctcttgttttgctgTCGGCCTCCGGGGCGGCCACCTGAACCGCTTCGCCATTCGCTCCTGTTCTGCCGGGTTCATGGTCGCCCTCCTGAAGCTGGGTCTCGGACTTTTGTGCCCTTGTTGTTTTTGGCCTGTGTGcttctggtgctttgtttttggttttgtttccgGCCCTCCGGCCTGgtccccctccgcccgccccgggtgggttgttttgtgtttgttttcttgttggtTTCGGGCGTCTGGAAtccgcccttgaggggggggctctgtcacaggctgggtctctgacccagcgctctgagttcatgtttgtatttttttcattttgatatgtgattagtttttgtgtcatttcctatCTAGCTTTAGTTTaagctgttatttattattgttcccttggttttctatgttttgggttcTTGTATTATTCttcacgtattaggtctgtttagttgtgttgtcatgtctagttttagtatttcctgttttattctgacagtgtcatgtgttctttgttcattgcatttagctttcctcctcctggtcctgtcatttaggtttatgtcagtcagctgtttcccccatgtgtctccacttcccctgatcacctcatgtatgtatttaagccctctgttttctgcatgtcaTTGTCGGGTCGTCTGTTTACATCACCGCAGTCATGGTTATAGGTTTCGTCTGTTTAATCTCACCTCagtcatagttatagttttttggtcttagtacctttagtgttttgtttcttagtgtcttgCCAGTTTAGTGTTTTTGGTCCCTTGGTTTATTTTCCTGCCGGCATCGCAATAAAGCTTCACCTTCTGTTAAAACCTTACTACTCCTCTtcgtcatctgcttttgggtcctgtttccacacacacaccggcgcaccccgccctgacacaacgcgctctgtttagacccagagcaaacaatattgtttgactgatggcccttaatataaagacttcggattttacgtttcccaattttgctttaagttataaagttattttgttatttacatatggtctaataatgatccttattgctatttaagagaggagc from Astatotilapia calliptera chromosome 10, fAstCal1.2, whole genome shotgun sequence harbors:
- the LOC113030629 gene encoding uncharacterized protein LOC113030629, with the protein product MDPADVCEDFFEFSTQVTILRGQWICYSACRQENEKESTRVQLKQILSAYPAYAAGLPEDVQDFVRTVLPPQQHQNHEQESLLLPCEPETVRVGSLRLAAAVPPLSSSVSTPSSQSCHTLATVQREEALDTIDLDHDERQTILSALLEEELRWKPWLIPEHEHSFRGTRLALGGPRSCQGLPPIAPPSPTVKRKRRARHRRAALQTERSGFM